The following coding sequences are from one Triticum dicoccoides isolate Atlit2015 ecotype Zavitan chromosome 4A, WEW_v2.0, whole genome shotgun sequence window:
- the LOC119287991 gene encoding uncharacterized protein LOC119287991 isoform X1 — protein MPASQGRNPRRGDALLFGIGCANRHAGRHPLWTGMTTMQGRMRTGTLSSTTTGHRTSAQDALRMAPRMGLNLVEVLGKSGPPVSKIIGFHKDKYTKDAMEKDRLKEQGHNVVPRA, from the exons ATGCCTGCCAGTCAAGGTCGCAACCCACGGAGGGGGGACGCGCTGTTGTTCGGCATTGGCTGCGCAAACCGCCACG CAGGAAGGCACCCTCTATGGACGGGGATGACCACGATGCAGGGGAGGATGAGGACCGGTACATTGAGCTCGACCACGACGGGGCACCGCACAAG TGCCCAGGATGCTCTTCGGATGGCTCCCAGGATGGGATTGAACCTAGTTGAG GTCCTTGGGAAATCAGGCCCTCCTGTTTCCAAGATCATAGGCTTTCACAAAGACAAGTATACCAAGGATGCCATGGAGAAAGATCGCCTAAAAGAACAAG GTCATAATGTTGTACCGAGGGCATAA
- the LOC119287991 gene encoding uncharacterized protein LOC119287991 isoform X2, with the protein MPASQGRNPRRGDALLFGIGCANRHGRHPLWTGMTTMQGRMRTGTLSSTTTGHRTSAQDALRMAPRMGLNLVEVLGKSGPPVSKIIGFHKDKYTKDAMEKDRLKEQGHNVVPRA; encoded by the exons ATGCCTGCCAGTCAAGGTCGCAACCCACGGAGGGGGGACGCGCTGTTGTTCGGCATTGGCTGCGCAAACCGCCACG GAAGGCACCCTCTATGGACGGGGATGACCACGATGCAGGGGAGGATGAGGACCGGTACATTGAGCTCGACCACGACGGGGCACCGCACAAG TGCCCAGGATGCTCTTCGGATGGCTCCCAGGATGGGATTGAACCTAGTTGAG GTCCTTGGGAAATCAGGCCCTCCTGTTTCCAAGATCATAGGCTTTCACAAAGACAAGTATACCAAGGATGCCATGGAGAAAGATCGCCTAAAAGAACAAG GTCATAATGTTGTACCGAGGGCATAA